The sequence CGAAGCCGGCAAATCCCGCATTTGTTTGAGTCTGATCCGGTTCGAAATATTTCTGAGCCTATAATTCAAAGTTTGGTCCATTCTTAATAGGGCTACAAGATTTTATTGGCTTTTTCCAAGcttatcttaaaaataaaaaataaaacaaactaataaatttataacataTCTTAAAAAAGCAATGTTTAAAGGTACACCATAAAACAAATCAACCAAATTTATATAACTCATCAATATTCACTAAAAccaacttaatttttaaaaaaaaagtttaaaaccaattaatttttctactttaaccaaataaaataatatagaaatcatataaaatatcatagataaaaaatttaaaaataataaataaaattattaagtaaatatgaaaactagattacagttttaaattttatttataataaattattaattaaatatttcaatcaaataataatgttattttgtcTCGGATATGTGTGATTACTggtttcttttcaaaaaaggaaatattttatACTCGTCTGAGTTTGGTGGCATGTGATAAAATGGGCGTGGATCTTAATTTTATCCACCTATACTATCGGGCTTTAGCCTTTTCGGATTTCTCTCGCTGTAGATCATCAATATCAATCATCAATCAGTACGACTGGTACACAACTAACAAAGTCATCTCTCGTTGAATTGATTTTTTCCTGGGtcatttaatttggtttgacaAACAACTTGTATTTGAAGTTTCCCCGACTGTACCTAATTAAAAGTAAGACAAATTGTGTGGAAATTGACTATTCAAACGTCAAGAAAGCTTGGTAGTAGAAAGACTAGTAATAGTGAGTCAGTCAAGCTGTGTTGGATTTATTGCCTTTGTGGAGTAGAATGTAgtattattatatgtatataaaagagAGATGGGGCACGAAACCATGTTATTTATCATCTCACAATTCCCAGTTTCTTCCTTACTTTTAattttcaagaaaatcaaaTGAAAGGCTTATGGAACTCAGCGAGTATCATTCCTGTtactctttgttttattttattgtccATCTATTATTTGAAAGACGTGCTTGCAGCTCCTACTATGCATTTTTTGTGTCGTCCCGAACAAAGGGATACACTTCTCGCTTTGGAAAACGAGTTTCATATTGGGAAGCTTAATTATTATTGTCAGCCGGAACGCATTGACTCTCATCGGAAGACGGAGTCATGGGGGAATAACAGCGACTGTTGTAGTTGGAAGGGTATCACGTGCAATGCCAAGTCCAGAGAAGTGGTTGGGCTAGACCTTCGCTGCAGCTTTCTCCATGGCCGGTTTCATTCCAATAGCAGTCTTCAAAACCTTCCTTTTCTAACCACTCTTGACCTTTCATTTAACGATCTTACTGGCCAAATCCCATATTGGATTGGAAACCTTTCTAATCTTATCTATCTTAGCTTTTCGGGAAATCATTTCAGTGGTCGGATTCCATCTTCCATTGGAAACTTTTTTCATCTCACCTCTCTCTACCTTTCGAATAATCATTTCACTGGTCGGATTCCATCTTCGGTTGGAAACCTTTTCCATCTCACCTATCTCGACCTTTCTGATAATCAATTATCTGGTCAAATTCCGTTTTCGATTGGAAACCTTTTTCATCTTACCTTACTCGTATTTTCGAGTAATCAATTCTCTGGTCAAATCCCGTCTTCAATTGGAAACCTTACTCAACTCACATTTCTTCAGCTTTCTAATAATCAATGCTCTGGTGAAATACCATCTTTTTTTTGCAATCTAAACCAGCTAACCACTTTAGATGTTCAACGCAATATGCTCAGTGGGAATTTCCCCATTGCACTACTGAATTTGACAGGGTTGTCAGCTTTATCACTCTCAAACAATCAGTTCAGTGGCGTGCTTCCTCCTAATATCTCTTCACTATCAAAGTTAATGGATATTGATGCAAGTGACAATGCTTTCACTGGAACtatcccttcttctctcttcaccaTTCCTTCTTTGCTATTTATTGGTTTGAGTGATAACACACTCAACGGCACTCTTGAGTTTGGTAATATTTCGTCACCGTCTAACCTACTAGAGTTAGCCATTGgcaacaacaacttcaaaggGCCAATCCCGAGATCCATTTCCAGATTTGTCAACCTTTGGAGACTTGACCTTTCTCCTTTCGACACCCAAGGTCGCCCAGTTGACTTTAGTATCTTCTCTCCTCTCAAGTCACTCGAAGATCTTGACCTATCCTATTTGAACACCACCTCTACGATTGACTTCAATGATATCTTATCATATTCCAAAAGCCTCTCTTATTTAGATCTCTCAGGCAACCAtgtttcaacaacaaacaaaatttcagtTGCGGATCATCGACATATCGCATAATCACTTCAATGGAACCTTGCCATCGGAATACTTTGTGAAGTGGAGTGCAATGTCGTCGAGTGCTATGTCAGCATTTATAACAGACGAAGATCGATCGAATGAAAATTACATGGGATCAACCTATTACTATGATTCAATGGTTTTGATGAATAAAGGCGTAGAGATGGAGCTACTACGTATCTTAAAAATCTTAACAGCAATCGACTTTTCGGGAAACAAATTtgaaggaaagattccaaagtCCATCGGTCTAATGAAAGAGCTTCATGTGCTCAACTTGTCAAACAATGCTTTCACTGCCAACATCCCTTCATCTATGGGGAACCTCACAG comes from Camelina sativa cultivar DH55 chromosome 19, Cs, whole genome shotgun sequence and encodes:
- the LOC109130732 gene encoding receptor-like protein 12, producing the protein MKGLWNSASIIPVTLCFILLSIYYLKDVLAAPTMHFLCRPEQRDTLLALENEFHIGKLNYYCQPERIDSHRKTESWGNNSDCCSWKGITCNAKSREVVGLDLRCSFLHGRFHSNSSLQNLPFLTTLDLSFNDLTGQIPYWIGNLSNLIYLSFSGNHFSGRIPSSIGNFFHLTSLYLSNNHFTGRIPSSVGNLFHLTYLDLSDNQLSGQIPFSIGNLFHLTLLVFSSNQFSGQIPSSIGNLTQLTFLQLSNNQCSGEIPSFFCNLNQLTTLDVQRNMLSGNFPIALLNLTGLSALSLSNNQFSGVLPPNISSLSKLMDIDASDNAFTGTIPSSLFTIPSLLFIGLSDNTLNGTLEFGNISSPSNLLELAIGNNNFKGPIPRSISRFVNLWRLDLSPFDTQGRPVDFSIFSPLKSLEDLDLSYLNTTSTIDFNDILSYSKSLSYLDLSGNHVSTTNKISVADHRHIA